The following nucleotide sequence is from Pedobacter sp. PACM 27299.
ATTGAATAAAAAATAAATTATGCTAGTCACGACAACGAATTCGATAGAAGGCAGAAAAGTAGTGAAATACATTGGCCTGGTGAGCGGCGAAACGATTATCGGCGCAAACATTTTCAAAGATTTATTCGCCAGTATCCGCGATGTGGTGGGTGGAAGATCCGGTTCATATGAACAGGTATTGAGAGAGGCGAAAGACACGGCCATTAACGAAATGCAGCAATATGCTTCAGCCTTGGGTGCAAATGCCATTATTGGCGTTGATCTGGACTATGAAACCGTAGGCAGTGGCGGCAGCATGCTATTGGTTGCAGCGACGGGAACGGCAGTAGTGATTGAATAACAAAAAAAAGCCTCCATAAAGTTCAGCACTTTATGGAGGCAATATCCTCACTTTTTAAGGGCAGTTATTTTATAAAGAAAGGATCTCCACCAACTTTAACCAGGCTGGTGTGATCTCTTTAGCATCGATATGTTTGATGGCGTGGTCAAAAGGCGTAAAGATAATTTCTCTGTTCATCTGTCCAACCATCGCACCTGATTGCCCAGCGAGCAATCCTTCTACGGCAGCAACTCCAAGCGTACTGGCCAATAC
It contains:
- a CDS encoding heavy metal-binding domain-containing protein, coding for MLVTTTNSIEGRKVVKYIGLVSGETIIGANIFKDLFASIRDVVGGRSGSYEQVLREAKDTAINEMQQYASALGANAIIGVDLDYETVGSGGSMLLVAATGTAVVIE